A genomic region of Torulaspora delbrueckii CBS 1146 chromosome 7, complete genome contains the following coding sequences:
- the ENO2 gene encoding phosphopyruvate hydratase ENO2 (similar to Saccharomyces cerevisiae ENO1 (YGR254W) and ENO2 (YHR174W); ancestral locus Anc_5.62) codes for MAVSKVFARSVYDSRGNPTVEVELTTEKGTFRSIVPSGASTGVHEALELRDGDKHRWMGKGVTKAVANVNNVIAPAFVKANIDVKNQEAVDEFLNSLDGTPNKGKLGANAILGISMAAARAAAAEKNVPLYQHLADLSQSKASPFVLPVPFLNVLNGGSHAGGALALQEFMIAPTGAKNFAEAMEIGSEVYHNLKSLTKKRYGASAGNVGDEGGVAPNIQTAEEALDLIVDAIKAAGHEGKVKIGLDCASSEFYKDGKYDLDFKNPNSDASKWLSGPQLADLYHSLTKKYPIVSIEDPFAEDDWEAWSHFFKTAGVQIVADDLTVTNPLRIKTAIEKKAADALLLKVNQIGSLSESIKAAKDSFAADWGVMVSHRSGETEDTFIADLVVGLRSGQIKTGAPARSERLAKLNQLLRIEEELGDKAVYAGENFHHGFKL; via the coding sequence ATGGCTGTCTCCAAGGTTTTTGCTAGATCCGTCTACGACTCTCGTGGTAACCCAACTGTCGAAGTTGAATTGACCACTGAAAAGGGTACTTTCAGATCCATCGTTCCATCTGGTGCTTCCACTGGTGTCCATGAAGCTCTAGAATTGAGAGATGGTGACAAGCACAGATGGATGGGTAAGGGTGTTACCAAGGCCGTCGCTAACGTCAACAACGTCATTGCCCCAGCTTTCGTTAAGGCTAACATTGATGTTAAGAACCAAGAAGCTGTCGATGAgttcttgaactctttgGACGGTACCCCAAACAAGGGTAAGCTAGGTGCTAACGCTATCTTGGGTATCTCCATGGCTGCTGCCAGAGCTGCTGCCGCTGAGAAGAACGTCCCATTGTACCAACATTTGGCTGACTTGTCTCAATCCAAGGCTTCTCCATTCGTTTTGCCAGTTCCATTCTTGAACGTCTTGAACGGTGGTTCCCACGCTGGTGGTGCTTTGGCTTTGCAAGAATTCATGATTGCTCCAACTGGTGCTAAGAACTTCGCTGAAGCTATGGAAATCGGTTCCGAAGTTTACCACAACTTGAAGTCTttgaccaagaagagatacGGTGCTTCTGCCGGTAACGTCGGTGACGAAGGTGGTGTTGCTCCAAACATTCAAactgctgaagaagctttggaCTTGATCGTTGACGCTATCAAGGCTGCTGGTCACGAAGGTAAGGTCAAGATCGGTTTGGACTGTGCTTCCTCTGAATTCTACAAGGACGGTAAGTACGATTTGGACTTCAAGAACCCTAACTCTGATGCTTCCAAGTGGTTGTCTGGTCCACAATTGGCTGACTTGTACCACTCTTTGACCAAGAAGTACCCAATTGTCTCCATCGAAGATCCATTTGCTGAAGATGACTGGGAAGCTTGGTCtcacttcttcaagaccGCTGGTGTCCAAATTGTCGCTGATGACTTGACTGTCACCAACCCATTGAGAATCAAGACCGCCATCGAAAAGAAGGCTGCTGACgctttgttgttgaaggtCAACCAAATCGGTTCTCTATCTGAATCCATCAAGGCTGCTAAGGACTCTTTCGCTGCTGACTGGGGTGTCATGGTTTCCCACAGATCTGGTGAAACTGAAGACACTTTCATTGCTGACTTGGTTGTCGGTTTGAGATCCGGTCAAATCAAGACTGGTGCTCCAGCTAGATCCGAAAGATTGGCCAAGTTGAACCAATTGTTGAGAatcgaagaagaattgggtGACAAGGCTGTCTACGCTGGTGAAAACTTCCACCACGGTTTCAAGTTGTAA
- the STB5 gene encoding Stb5p (similar to Saccharomyces cerevisiae STB5 (YHR178W); ancestral locus Anc_5.59) codes for MMDNGYTDTEPGFQSYSCARCRRLKKRCPKQSPACQTCLKAGETCLYLGRAPRRTRKELEEAKLRGEFQPKKKHHTDKSEPGNSSESNTANSNSSPGLTNDVLVDPRGKPLLETDNVDGGGTQLHSPTGSSVHLDRVSSLVSVLGAMAEGAQLSTSPMGLVLNHKGASFPHKNYVDIHIQTPDQESENDFQKHKLPALRSNQWKPPLENGSTPVDAPSIQAEAITGIFKGGRITPWITENGQYKPIERSLYDRFIAAYFKHNHKSFYMMDKVAFLNKVSTIRDFTMMDGEFEDHFIFQLYMAMAIGCTTLQRAEMLTDEEGDLSEHFAFLAMKRFRPVIRRQNIETIKCLLLLGIFALFEPKGVSSWTISGLIMRISIGLGFNRALAGERLKKFTPVEAELRYRVFWSAYCFERLVCTSLGRMSSIDDDEITVPLPQPLNDEEKEDLEVANMMISLRRMSGRIYKKVHLVSVGRKNYTIEQKNEIIESLRQEIDEIYQRESASINEKNANKWGGGSLSFHCSDIWLAMRYAQLQIMLYRPSVLIPKPPMKSLTKLGEFCLQALKHTYTLYKKKLLPLNWITLFRTLTICNTMLYCLCHWSIDIAESEIEIQQCVEILRHFGEKWVFPKKCAEVFQNISSTILDISLSTGQIPNMEKLTRELFGASDEYQDILDENNVDVSWIDKLI; via the coding sequence ATGATGGACAATGGTTATACTGATACTGAACCGGGATTTCAAAGTTATTCATGTGCGAGATGCagaaggttgaagaaacgGTGTCCGAAGCAGTCTCCCGCTTGCCAGACGTGTTTGAAAGCTGGCGAGACATGTTTATACCTTGGGAGGGCCCCTAGGAGAACCAGgaaggaattggaagagGCTAAACTACGAGGCGAGTTCCAaccgaagaagaaacatcaTACCGACAAGTCAGAACCAGGTAATAGTAGTGAGAGCAATACTGCGAATTCGAATAGTTCACCTGGATTGACCAATGATGTCCTAGTGGATCCTCGTGGGAAACCGCTACTCGAAACGGATAATGTCGATGGTGGTGGAACTCAATTACATTCACCCACCGGCTCGAGTGTACATCTGGATCGCGTATCGTCTTTGGTATCTGTTCTAGGCGCTATGGCTGAGGGAGCACAGTTGAGTACATCCCCAATGGGATTGGTTTTGAATCATAAAGGTGCCTCGTTTCCCCACAAAAACTACGTGGATATACATATTCAGACTCCGGATCAAGAGAGTGAGAACGATTTTCAGAAGCATAAATTACCAGCACTACGTTCAAACCAATGGAAACCTCCTCTGGAAAATGGATCGACACCCGTTGATGCCCCTTCTATACAGGCGGAAGCTATAACAGGTATTTTTAAAGGCGGCAGAATCACTCCATGGATAACAGAGAACGGTCAATACAAGCCTATTGAACGGTCATTGTACGATCGTTTTATTGCTGCTTACTTCAAGCACAATCATAAATCATTTTACATGATGGACAAGGTTGCCTTCTTAAACAAAGTGTCGACTATTAGAGATTTCACGATGATGGACggagagtttgaagatcatttcatttttcagctttaCATGGCAATGGCTATTGGATGTACAACGCTGCAGAGGGCCGAGATGTTGaccgatgaagaaggagacCTGAGTGAACATTTTGCATTCCTGGCGATGAAGAGGTTTCGTCCCGTGATTCGACGTCAAAATATCGAGACCATCAAATGTTTGTTACTTTTGGGTATCTTTGCACTTTTCGAGCCAAAAGGTGTCTCATCGTGGACCATCAGTGGACTGATTATGAGGATAAGTATCGGGCTAGGATTTAATAGGGCATTGGCTggagaaagattgaagaaattcacTCCAGTAGAGGCTGAACTAAGATACCGAGTCTTTTGGAGTGCTTACTGTTTTGAGAGACTGGTATGCACCTCTCTTGGTAGAATGTCATCGATAGACGACGATGAAATCACGGTTCCACTTCCACAGCCGCTCAAtgatgaggagaaagaagatttggaagTCGCAAATATGATGATCTCGTTAAGAAGAATGAGCGGTCGTATATACAAGAAAGTCCATCTTGTCAGCGTTGGACGGAAAAACTATACTATTGAAcaaaagaatgaaataATCGAATCGCTAAGACAGGAGATTGACGAAATATACCAAAGAGAGAGTGCGTCAATCAACGAAAAGAACGCAAACAAATGGGGTGGCGGTAGCCTATCGTTCCATTGCTCAGATATATGGCTTGCCATGCGATACGCCCAATTGCAGATCATGCTCTACAGGCCCTCAGTGCTAATACCGAAACCACCAATGAAATCCCTCACGAAGCTGGGCGAATTTTGCCTGCAAGCACTAAAACACACTTACACACTGTACAAGAAAAAGCTACTGCCTCTGAACTGGATAACACTCTTCCGAACCCTGACCATTTGCAATACAATGCTATACTGTCTTTGCCACTGGAGCATAGATATAGCTGAAAGTGAAATAGAGATTCAACAGTGCGTTGAGATCCTACGACATTTTGGAGAGAAATGGGTTTTCCCCAAGAAATGTGCCGAAGTGTTCCAAAACATCAGTAGCACTATACTTGATATCAGTCTAAGCACAGGACAAATTCCCAACATGGAAAAACTAACCAGAGAATTATTTGGAGCCAGTGACGAGTATCAAGATATATTAGATGAGAATAACGTCGACGTCTCATGGATCGATAAGCTAATTTAA
- the GCN5 gene encoding histone acetyltransferase GCN5 (similar to Saccharomyces cerevisiae GCN5 (YGR252W); ancestral locus Anc_5.65), producing the protein MVAKRRKARTRHEEKVEEPELKKQKATQGKEEVKPNIEEQEPQETSIDDKEDLKEQELESSNAEQSAEKTLAKDESNEIKKDQEETPKEEAAQEKPADEVKENHIEELKQEPEVTAVTHEVIEDENNGITKFEFDGVEYKFKERASVIEEREGRIEFRVVNNDNTKENLMVLTGLKNIFQKQLPKMPKEYIARLVYDRSHLSMAVVRKPLTVVGGITYRPFEKREFGEIVFCAISSTEQVRGYGAHLMNHLKDYVRNTTSIKHFLTYADNYAIGYFKKQGFTKEITLEKSIWMGYIKDYEGGTLMQCTMLPRIRYLDAAKILLLQEAALRRKIRTISKSHIIRPGLKVFKDVKNIKPVDPMTIPGLKEAGWTPEMDELAQRPKRGPHYASMQNILTELQNHAAAWPFLQPVNREEVPDYYDFIKEPMDLSTMEVKLENNRYEKMENFIYDARLIFNNCRMYNGENTSYFKYANRLEKFFNSKIKEIPEYSHLVD; encoded by the coding sequence ATGGTGGCTAAGCGCAGGAAGGCTAGAACTCGCCATGAGGAAAAGGTCGAAGAGCCCGAGTTGAAAAAGCAGAAGGCTACACAGGGTAAAGAAGAGGTAAAGCCGAATATAGAAGAACAGGAGCCTCAGGAGACCtctattgatgataaagaagaTTTAAAAGAGCAAGAATTGGAATCATCAAACGCGGAACAGAGTGCGGAGAAGACATTAGCGAAAGATGAGTCCAACGAGATTAaaaaagaccaagaagaaactccaaaagaggaagcagCACAGGAAAAACCCGCTGATGAAGTCAAAGAGAATCATattgaagagcttaaaCAAGAGCCTGAAGTAACAGCAGTGACACATGAAGTTATTGAGGACGAAAACAATGGCATTACAAAGTTTGAGTTTGATGGAGTTGAATAcaagttcaaagaaaggGCCAGTGTCATCGAAGAGAGAGAGGGAAGAATCGAGTTTCGAGTAGTGAATAATGACAATACGAAGGAGAATCTGATGGTTTTGACCGGTCTCAAGAACATATTTCAGAAACAATTGCCCAAGATGCCGAAGGAATACATTGCTAGATTGGTCTACGACCGCAGTCATTTGTCCATGGCTGTGGTTAGAAAACCGTTGACCGTGGTCGGTGGGATTACGTATCGCCCGTTTGAGAAACgagaatttggagaaattgtGTTCTGTGCCATTAGTTCCACCGAGCAGGTAAGAGGGTATGGTGCACATTTGATGaatcatttgaaagattacGTGCGAAATACAACCAGTATCAAACACTTCTTAACATACGCCGATAACTATGCCATTGGATACTTTAAGAAACAGGGTTTTACAAAAGAGATAACTTTGGAGAAAAGCATATGGATGGGTTACATCAAGGATTATGAAGGTGGTACTTTAATGCAATGTACTATGCTGCCGCGAATACGATACCTGGATGCGGCTAAGATTCTGCTTTTACAAGAAGCTGCATTAAGGCGGAAGATAAGAACCATTTCCAAATCGCATATAATCAGGCCTGGTTTGAAAGTCTTCAAGGATGTTAAAAATATTAAACCTGTGGATCCAATGACCATTCCGGGACTGAAAGAAGCAGGTTGGACTCCTGAAATGGATGAGCTAGCACAAAGGCCCAAGCGAGGACCACACTATGCCTCGATGCAAAACATTCTCACTGAGCTACAGAACCACGCAGCCGCATggccttttcttcaacctgTTAATCGAGAAGAAGTTCCAGATTATTACgattttatcaaagaacCGATGGATCTAAGTACTATGGAGGTTAAGTTGGAGAATAACAGGtatgaaaagatggaaaatttcatttaTGACGCAAGATTGATCTTTAACAATTGTAGAATGTACAATGGTGAAAACACATCGTACTTCAAATACGCCAACAGGTTggaaaaattcttcaatagtaagatcaaagaaatacCAGAATACTCACATCTTGTGGATTGA
- the SPC97 gene encoding gamma-tubulin-complex subunit SPC97 (similar to Saccharomyces cerevisiae SPC97 (YHR172W); ancestral locus Anc_5.63), translated as MEAKAVDDYVELSNAAKNGPLLGRLVNYQPLFSTDPKVRSYPLSELSAPDQKRTQEALVVRDLLNVLVGLEGVYIRYNNYYDPHSDVVPEFKIAKTMDPSLKSFSKRIAKLGKYYIVLTKVAEKWSEPSFGNILHRFGFEVKRFLRLNYLHFIADRLERDFKESTTFSISELEQVITDVEITKQLELLYTVSERIDREDRTRRNMDRVKEDFNNFINDLKDQGQSSNAFILATDTRVLPIAKGGVILRIIQEMVHENLGDRTNVAFLNNILNDVAGNYCEMLFKWLTEGKLNDPYDEFMVVDTMKNVNDITPHMKYGDRLWDTQFVIRKDGLLKQYDSNADNELLFMVLTTGKLVNLVKTSLNKVNLTLATNRDDEIKNFSELMEGSTLELYINKWYNEANKLCLQMYLEGYELVKLIRMLQKHYFGYHNANGVSRFLQKNMVELTRRYRKNGYEREKLQRAFEIERESKYSSNNDLVKQLLNLQLDDQPFGEVILQYVRQGEEQREELTISGEDDGTRLLRANNFQNLKDILLQELTSAHDGSEDIKALKSNIYYLNFEMIVPYPISIIITRPCIVQYQIISRYFFLLQYYSKLLDDTWIEINKNIVWKYRGFTKLVRQRVIKRSRVLHNQMSQFVKLVLEYFTQDVVEREMNAMTSTTTKKASILDWQSCSQECLTNIMTNCCLSQLIEIQLQIFEIIHKFCKFITSMRREFCQLDANLYEMYTSSNSRRVDIPTNIYTPEEYTTRTSEYITYIDMVVQGFQQHVLAFKEGLGHHHRSNRSRDTNGDDHHSAARLLTSLSS; from the coding sequence ATGGAGGCTAAAGCTGTGGATGACTATGTTGAGCTTTCAAATGCGGCCAAAAACGGGCCTTTGCTGGGTAGGCTGGTGAATTATCAGCCCTTATTTAGTACGGATCCGAAAGTGCGGTCATACCCGCTGAGTGAGCTATCTGCACCAGATCAAAAGAGGACTCAGGAAGCTCTAGTTGTACGGGACCTTTTAAACGTTCTAGTGGGGCTAGAAGGCGTGTATATTCGCTACAATAACTATTATGATCCACATAGTGATGTGGTTCCAGAGTTTAAGATAGCAAAGACGATGGACCCTTCGTTGAAATCATTTAGTAAGAGGATAGCCAAGTTGGGGAAATATTATATTGTGCTGACAAAAGTGGCCGAAAAATGGTCAGAGCCCTCATTTGGAAATATATTGCATCgatttggatttgaagtAAAGAGGTTTCTGAGGCTCAACTATTTACATTTCATTGCTGATCGTCTAGAGAGGGATTTCAAGGAAAGTACAACTTTCTCTATAAGTGAATTAGAGCAAGTAATAACCGATGTGGAAATTACAAAACAATTAGAATTGCTGTATACAGTATCCGAGAGAATCGACCGAGAAGAtcgaacaagaaggaaTATGGACCGAGTGAAGGAAGACTTCAATAATtttatcaatgatttgaaggatcAAGGACAATCTAGTAACGCTTTCATACTGGCAACAGATACTAGAGTGCTTCCAATAGCGAAAGGTGGTGTTATTCTTCGCATAATACAAGAAATGGTACATGAAAACCTCGGAGATCGAACTAACGTGGcatttttgaacaatatcCTGAATGATGTTGCTGGGAACTACTGTGAGATGCTTTTCAAGTGGCTTACTGAAGGTAAGTTAAACGACCCTTACGATGAGTTCATGGTAGTCGATACGATGAAAAATGTCAATGATATAACTCCACATATGAAGTATGGTGATCGACTGTGGGATACTCAATTCGTGATCCGTAAAGACGGTCTTCTCAAGCAATATGATTCAAATGCGGACAATGAACTGTTATTTATGGTGTTAACGACGGGAAAGTTAGTGAACTTGGTAAAGACTAGTTTAAACAAAGTCAACCTGACATTGGCAACTAATagagatgatgaaataaaAAACTTCTCGGAACTTATGGAGGGCTCCACTTTGGAGTTATACATCAATAAGTGGTACAACGAGGCCAACAAGTTATGTCTTCAGATGTACCTCGAGGGATATGAATTGGTGAAGTTGATTAGGATGTTACAGAAACATTATTTCGGGTATCATAATGCAAACGGCGTATCGAGATTCCTGCAAAAGAATATGGTCGAACTTACAAGAAGATATAGGAAAAATGGGTATGAGCGTGAGAAGCTACAGagagcttttgaaattgaaaggGAATCGAAATACTCCAGCAACAACGATTTAGTGAAACAATTACTGAATTTACAACTGGACGATCAACCATTTGGAGAGGTTATATTACAGTACGTGAGGCAAGGCGAAGAgcaaagagaagaattaACTATTTCCGGAGAAGACGATGGGACTCGATTATTGCGGGCGAacaatttccaaaatttgaaggacATTCTCTTGCAAGAACTTACGTCTGCTCATGATGGAAGCGAAGACATAAAGGCCCTCAAGAGTAACATTTACTACCTAAATTTCGAAATGATCGTGCCGTACCCAATAAGCATCATTATCACAAGACCCTGCATTGTTCAATATCAGATCATTTCAAGGtatttctttcttcttcaatactATAGCAAGTTGCTCGATGATACATGGATAGAAATCAACAAGAATATTGTATGGAAATACAGAGGCTTCACGAAATTAGTTCGCCAGAGAGTCATAAAGAGAAGTCGTGTGCTCCACAACCAGATGAGCCAATTTGTTAAACTAGTACTGGAGTATTTTACACAAGATGTCGTCGAGAGAGAGATGAATGCAATGACCAGCACAACCACCAAGAAAGCCTCTATCCTGGACTGGCAATCTTGCTCGCAAGAGTGCTTAACTAATATAATGACCAATTGTTGTCTCTCGCAGCTGATCGAGATTCAATTACAAATATTTGAGATTATTCACAAGTTCTGCAAATTCATCACATCCATGAGACGCGAATTCTGCCAACTAGATGCAAATCTCTACGAGATGTACACCTCCTCCAACAGCAGGCGAGTGGATATACCCACAAATATCTACACTCCGGAAGAATATACAACAAGAACATCAGAATACATTACTTACATCGACATGGTAGTCCAGGGGTTCCAGCAACATGTACTCGCCTTCAAGGAAGGATTGGGCCACCATCACCGCAGCAACAGATCTAGAGATACAAATGGCGACGACCACCATAGCGCCGCTAGGCTCTTAACCTCATTATCCAGCTAA
- the PUP2 gene encoding proteasome core particle subunit alpha 5 (similar to Saccharomyces cerevisiae PUP2 (YGR253C); ancestral locus Anc_5.64), which yields MFLTRSEYDRGVSTFSPEGRLFQVEYSLEAIKLGSTAIGIATSEGVVLGVEKRATSPLLEADSIEKIVEVDRHIGCAMSGLTADARSMIEHARTAAVTHNLYYDEDMSVESLTQSVCDLALRFGEGAAGEERLMSRPFGVALLIAGYDKESGYQLFHAEPSGTFYRYNAKAIGSGSEGAQSELQNEWHSSLTLKEAELLVLKILKQVMEEKLDENNAQLSSTTKEDGFKIYDDSKTAEIIKELKEKEAQEAPEDRDVEMS from the coding sequence ATGTTCTTAACCAGAAGTGAATATGATCGGGGAGTGAGTACGTTTTCACCCGAAGGGAGACTTTTTCAAGTGGAATATTCGTTGGAAGCCATCAAACTAGGGTCAACTGCTATAGGGATTGCCACTAGTGAAGGTGTAGTGCTAGGTGTGGAGAAAAGAGCTACTTCTCCTCTACTTGAAGCAGAttccattgaaaagattgtgGAAGTCGATCGTCATATAGGTTGTGCGATGAGTGGGTTAACGGCAGATGCCCGTTCTATGATTGAGCATGCTAGAACTGCTGCTGTGACACATAACCTGTActatgatgaagatatgaGTGTTGAATCGCTGACCCAATCGGTATGTGATTTGGCTCTGAGGTTTGGTGAAGGTGCagctggtgaagaaagattaaTGTCGAGACCGTTTGGTGTGGCTCTTTTAATCGCCGGGTATGATAAGGAATCAGGATACCAATTGTTCCATGCCGAGCCCTCAGGAACTTTCTACCGTTACAATGCTAAGGCCATTGGATCAGGCTCTGAGGGAGCTCAATCCGAGTTACAAAACGAATGGCATTCTTCGCTGACGCTAAAGGAGGCAGAATTATTAGTACTAAAGATCTTAAAGCAAGTTATGGAGGAGAAATTGGATGAGAACAATGCCCAGTTGAGTAGTACTACAAAGGAGGATGGATTCAAGATCTACGACGATTCAAAGACAGCAGAAATCATAAAAGAGCTTAAGGAAAAGGAAGCACAAGAGGCTCCTGAAGATCGAGACGTTGAGATGTCGTAA
- the CTR2 gene encoding low-affinity Cu transporter (similar to Saccharomyces cerevisiae CTR2 (YHR175W); ancestral locus Anc_5.61) has translation MNHGDMDMGEDSCSMNMLFTWNYKNTCVVFRWWHIKRLSDLLLSFLAIMILGYLYEYMRYYIHKSLANRGSQTTNVDRRRNKLYNSCLYGLQVGYSFMLMLVFMTYNGWLMIAVVLGAIWGHYSWGSHVKTLAEDIPAMACH, from the coding sequence ATGAATCACGGAGATATGGATATGGGGGAAGACTCTTGTTCTATGAACATGCTGTTCACTTGGAACTACAAGAACACATGCGTTGTGTTCCGTTGGTGGCACATCAAGAGACTCAGCGACTTACTACTCAGTTTCCTCGCTATCATGATCCTAGGATACCTATATGAATACATGAGATACTACATCCACAAATCCCTGGCAAATAGAGGCTCTCAAACCACTAATGTCGACCGCAGAAGGAACAAGCTCTACAACAGCTGCTTATACGGATTGCAGGTGGGTTACTCGTTCATGCTAATGCTCGTTTTCATGACATACAATGGATGGCTTATGATCGCCGTTGTGTTGGGAGCCATATGGGGCCACTACTCCTGGGGCTCGCATGTCAAGACACTAGCGGAAGATATCCCAGCCATGGCCTGCCACTGA
- the FMO1 gene encoding N,N-dimethylaniline monooxygenase (similar to Saccharomyces cerevisiae FMO1 (YHR176W); ancestral locus Anc_5.60): MTVAIVKRLAIIGGGPGGLAAARVFLKNAPNFEIDLFERDRTVGGLWHYGDQKRQGSPMYDHLETNISKHIMKFSGFPFPEKVPTYPWRKDVFEYLKSYSEKFLENEDRVRILLNHRVDSLSKKGSVWSLVSHNNVDNKDSRKEYDYVVVANGHHHEPRLPQNVAGLDQWFESGAAFCARDFQNCKFAQGKNVVVVGNGSSGSDILNQVSTVAHKLYHSVRNPEEVAKTTGYPQLDILTTVPKITSVDWQTRSVNLENGETIKNVDYLVYATGYLYSLPFFEPTLRADLLGGPSKTSAARVHNLWKQIFYVKDPTLAFALLPQLIVPFPLAELQAALMVKAFNGDLQVPAKSDDELDPELAKKQPAYHPIPDFKDLDYYNELQSILDTAGGAKDPLQPVKWDETYQQMRITSTSDKQKRNIILTKHAKESRAQNKPYELIKFSL, translated from the coding sequence ATGACAGTGGCAATTGTTAAGAGATTGGCCATTATCGGCGGTGGCCCTGGTGGTCTTGCAGCTGCGAGAgttttcttgaagaatgcaCCTAATTTCGAGATCGACTTGTTCGAAAGGGATCGTACTGTTGGTGGATTGTGGCATTATGGTGATCAGAAACGTCAGGGCAGCCCGATGTACGATCATTTGGAGACTAATATCTCCAAACACATCATGAAATTTAGTGGGTTTCCTTTCCCAGAGAAGGTGCCTACTTACCCATGGAGGAAAGATGTCTTTGAGTATTTAAAGAGTTATTCTGAGAAATTTCTCGAGAATGAGGATAGAGTCAggattcttttgaatcatcGGGTCGATAGCTTATCAAAGAAGGGAAGTGTGTGGAGTTTGGTTTCGCACAATAATGTCGATAATAAGGACAGTAGAAAAGAGTATGATTATGTTGTTGTAGCTAATGGTCATCATCATGAGCCAAGGTTGCCCCAGAATGTTGCAGGTTTAGACCAGTGGTTTGAGAGCGGTGCTGCATTTTGTGCTAGAGACTTTCAGAACTGTAAATTTGCCCAAGGTAAGAACGTCGTTGTTGTAGGAAATGGTAGTTCAGGTTCTGATATCTTGAACCAGGTTTCGACTGTGGCGCATAAACTTTATCATAGTGTTAGAAATCCTGAGGAAGTAGCCAAAACCACTGGTTATCCACAACTCGACATATTGACCACTGTACCAAAGATAACTAGTGTCGACTGGCAAACACGTTCTGTGAATCTCGAGAACGGTGAAACAATTAAAAACGTCGATTATTTGGTTTATGCTACGGGCTATTTGTACTCGCTACCATTTTTCGAACCCACTTTGAGAGCCGATTTGCTAGGTGGACCAAGCAAAACTTCAGCAGCAAGAGTCCACAACCTCTGGAAGCAGATTTTCTACGTCAAGGATCCAACTTTGGCATTCGCTTTACTACCTCAATTGATTGTGCCGTTCCCGCTCGCCGAATTGCAGGCTGCTTTGATGGTCAAAGCATTTAACGGTGACTTACAAGTTCCTGCGAAATCCGATGATGAATTAGACCCCGAACTCGCCAAGAAACAACCTGCTTACCACCCAATCCCcgatttcaaagatttggacTATTATAATGAGCTGCAATCGATTCTAGACACGGCCGGCGGTGCCAAGGATCCTTTGCAACCGGTGAAATGGGACGAAACCTACCAGCAAATGAGGATAACCAGTACTTCCGACAAACAAAAACGTAACATAATTCTCACGAAGCACGCAAAAGAATCCAGAGCTCAAAACAAACCTTATGAGCTCATCAAGTTTTCATTATAG